TCCTTGTTTCCCCAGGCTGAGAAGAAAGCCAAGGTGATTGCAGTAATGAATGCTGTTGAAGAAAACCAGGCGTCCACCGAGTCTCAGAAGGTGGAGGAGGCCAGtcctcctgctgtgcagcagcCCACTGACCCCGCATCCCCCACTGTGGCCACCACGCCTGAGCCCGTGGGGGCTGACGCTGGGGACAAGAACGCCGCCAAAGCAGCTGATGATGAACCGGAGTACGAGGTGAGCGGCTGGCTTCACCTGCCTCGTCCAGCTCCTCCCGTCCTGCTCTCTCTACCCGACCCCAGGCCTCTTTGTCTCTCCAGTCTCGCTCTGTCCATTCAGATGGCGCTCCCTCCTGGCTGTCCTGACCCTCAGATGCCCAGGGCTGGGGTTGCTTTGGGGGGAATCAGGGTGGCAGGGCCTCGTGACCACCATGTAATGACTTCTGCTCCTTGGGGCTCCAGGACGGCCGGGGCTTTGGCATTGGGGAGCTGGTGTGGGGGAAACTGCGGGGCTTCTCCTGGTGGCCAGGCCGCATTGTGTCTTGGTGGATGACGGGCCGGAGCCGAGCAGCTGAAGGCACCCGTTGGGTCATGTGGTTCGGAGATGGCAAGTTCTCAGTGGTGAGTCATGGGGTTTGGCAGTAGCCTggccggggcgggcagggaggaaggggtcTTGGTCCCGGGGCCTCTGGTGTTGGCTGGGGACGTGGTTTGGAATTGGGATGGTAGGAGGGGGCTCCGCTCGTCCCCACTCTGTATATGTGTGATTGGAGGAAGCCCTTGAGACAGTTAGGTTGCACTCCAAGAGTCGGATGCCTTCCCGGAACCCTGTACCCAGAATTCCCTTCCACCTGCATTCAGGTCCTCCCCGACACCTGGGCTTGGACTCCTCCTTTACATCATGTAATTGTTTACTGGTACATCCGGTCCCCTTGAGGGCAGAGGCCGGTCCCTAATGCCCCCACCCCTGACCACGCCAGGCAAGTGGTGGGTGTTCGGTGAGTGTGGAAGGCGGAGCACACGAGGGCGGGTTGTGCCTGCAGGTGTGTGTGGAGAAGCTGATGCCGCTGAGCTCCTTCTGCAGTGCCTTCCACCAGGCCACCTACAACAAGCAGCCCATGTACCGCAAGGCCATCTACGAAGTACTGCAGGTCAGTGCCCCTCCGAGGGACTCAGCAGGGGGAGCTCAGACGGCAGGGACCACTTTTGGTCTGGAAGCTGGAGCACAGGGCTTAGGCCTGGGCAGAGGGTCTGCCTGGGAGGCCCTCGGGCCTCCTTTTCTCCTTACTCGTCTCCTTTCTGCACCTTCTCCCACCTCTTGCCTGAGCCCACCTTCGCTACTCTCCCCACACGTGTTGCCCTCCAGGTGGCCAGCAGCCGAGCGGGGAAGCTGTTCCCGATGTGCCACGACAACGACGAGAGCGACACTGCCAAGGCCGTGGAGGTGCAGAACAAACAGATGATCGAATGGGCCCTGGGAGGGTTCCAGCCCTCTGGCCCCAagggcctggagcccccagaaggtAAACGCAGGTGCACCAGCAGCTCCGCACCCAGGCTGGGAAAGCCGTGCTTAGGTAGGGCCGTCAAGGCCTCCTCCATTAAGCTTCACAGTGGGAACGGCCGCCGTCTCCCTCTCCCTGGGGCCAGGTAGGGGCAGTGCCACTCTGGGACTTTGAACAACCTGTTCCCCCTTGGCTTGCTGGCACCGGAGACTTGGGACCTGGGAACAAGCTGGGCACCGGGCCGCACCCTGCTACACCCCATTGTAGGTAGATGGTCCAGGGGGCGAGAGCTGGGATTCCTCGCCAGCCAGTAACCGTGACCTCATCACGTGCTTTCCCGATCCAGAGGAGAAGAACCCCTACAAAGAAGTTTACACAGACATGTGGGTTGAACCCGAGGCAGCTGCCTATGCACCGCCCCCACCAGCCAAAAAGCCCCGAAAGAGCACAACTGAAAAGCCCAAGGTCAAGGAGATAATTGATGAACGCACAAGAGGTAGTGGGCCTGGCTCTGGAGAGAGCGGCAGGGTGAGGCCGGCGTTCAGAGGAGTGGGCATGACCCTCGAGGCCTGCTCTGACGCCGGGCTCTCCTCCCCTCTGCAGAGCGGCTGGTGTACGAGGTGCGGCAAAAGTGCCGGAACATCGAGGGTGAGTCCTGAGGGGGCAGCTGGGCCTTGGCCCTGGGAAGTCAATTGTCTGTTCCACTTGGGCCCTGAGGTGGTGGCCGGCACAGAGTACTCTACCTAGGTACCGAGGAAGGTACGGTGCCGTGGGACATCATTACTTGGTGACAGGATGTGTCCTTCATGTCCCACCCCCTCCAGCCTGCTTGACACACACCTCTATCTCTGGTGCCACGATCTTTCCTGTCTGTGGTGGGGACTGGTCATTAGGGTTTGGGACACTCCAGTGGGTCAGAGAAGGGTGGCTTCTCTTGGATCTGAATTTGCCCTTTTACCTTTCCTCACCTTCTCTCATCTGGGGGTCATTAGCACATCCCATGTCTGTCTCCCTTGGCCTAGTGATATAGTGTGTCCAGCTTGGGGCCCTCAGGGCCAGGAAGGATGAGGGCAGGGGCCTAGGCCTTCAGGGTTGACTGGCCAAGGACATCTCCAGAGTAACACAGGGTCAGGCCCCGTTCTCACAAGCGGGTTCTTAACCCTCGTACCATGCCTTTCCCGGAAGGCGGCATTGCCGCTCAGGGAGATGAGTGGGCTCCTGAGATTGGGGCCACACCGCCTCCCTGTTCCACGGGGACCCTCCCAgactttttcctgccttcttttctgGCTGCTGCTCCAGCACGCCCCTATGTTATAGCTTTTCTGGAGCCGGGCTTTGGCCCAAGCGGGGAGGGGGCCCTTCTCTGACACTCACTCTGCTTCCTCCGCTTTCCAGACATTTGCATCTCTTGTGGAAGCCTCAACGTCACCCTGGAACACCCTCTTTTCATCGGTGGAATGTGCCAAAACTGCAAGGTAGGGGCACACCCAGCAGAGACGAGGCCCCTGGCTGACCACACCTCCTGGCCTCTGGGCTGTAGGCACCTGGGATAGCTGTGAGGGTGACTCCTCGACATTTGCTCTTGAAGCAGAGTCCTGATAAAATGGACCCTTGGGTTTCAAGCGTTTGACTCGCTGTTGCTTTTCCTCTGAGAGATCCTTGCCCCCTCTAAAGCCCCATTCACGTCCCCAGATGTGGGCTCACAATATCACAGTCACTAGTGTGAAGTGGGCGTGGACAGGCTGATGGGTGGGTCGCTGTGCCCTGGGTGTGGGGGACCACAAGGCGGTGCGGACCTTCTTTTCCAGGCCTTCCCACGTGCCTCTCCTTGGTTTGTCCACTGCAGTGGGGAGACGTGGTGTCCCCTTCCCAGATCCGTGGTCTGGGCTGGACCCTGGCTGGATGGGTGGCGGGGTCGTGTCTCCAGGGCTCTGTGTCATAGAGTTTCAAGGCCAAAGCCCAGAGGCTGTGTGCATAGCCTGCCTTCAGCCTGGCTGGCCTGGGTGCTGCGCGGTGGTCTCTGAGCCTCCGCCGTGCTCCCTAGAACTGCTTCCTGGAGTGCGCGTACCAGTATGATGATGACGGTTATCAGTCCTACTGCACCATCTGCTGCGGGGGGCGCGAGGTGCTCATGTGCGGGAACAACAATTGCTGCAGGtgaggccccgcccccgcgcgTAGTGGCCCCGCTCCATCCGGACTGGCCCTGGGGTGAGAGTCCCCTCCACTCCACTGGGCTTCCTTCCAGGTGCTTTTGCGTTGAGTGTGTGGATCTCTTGGTGGGGCCGGGAGCTGCGCAGGCAGCCATTAAGGAAGACCCCTGGAACTGCTACATGTGCGGGCACAAGGGCACCTACGGGCTGCTGCGGCGGCGAGAAGACTGGCCCTCTCGGCTCCAGATGTTCTTCGCCAATAACCACGACCAGGAATTCGTGAGTGCTGGGCCGAGGGTGGCTCTTCTCACCCCCCGCCTGCCAAAGCCAGAGGGCAGACTCCACCAGAGTGAGAGCGCTTCGGTTGGTCGGGGGCCTGGGCGCCGGGCAGCGGGGCCTGAGCTGCGAGCGGGCTGTGCAGGTCTGGAAATCCCAAGCGCTCACAGTTGGCCGGGAGGCCAGCCCCGCGTGCGGGTCTGTAGGACAGTCCTGGACACTCACCTGGCCTGTTGTGCTGGCTGCCTAGGACCCTCCGAAGGTTTACCCACCTGTCCCAGCTGAGAAGAGGAAGCCCATCCGGGTGCTGTCCCTGTTTGATGGAATCGCTACAGGTGAGAGCCATCGGCATCTCCGTTCTGGGACGTGGGAGCTGGGCTCGGGACCGCGTGTGCGCAACTTTGGCGAAACGGAGTGACGGTTAACGCTGCGACTGTTAACATATCACCGTGAGGAGGAAACTTTTGTGttcaatgaaaagtaaaaacGAGTGGTAAACCAGCGTGTTTGGTGGGCATTCCCTTACTGGGGGCGCGaggcctggggcggggggagggaggcgcTCCAGCAGAGGATAGAGCGATCGCTGGTCAGAGGCTATTGAAGGTTTTCACAGAACCTCAAAGGACAGACTTAGCAACCAAAGCAAAATCATGGGCAGTCCTGGCTTTGATTGTAAGTCGCAGTGAAAAACAAACTCTAAACAAGAGAGtctaaagaatatttaaatcgCCCGTAATCCTATGATTAGCGTTTTGGTAAATGtccttttacatttttagatttcagaggtttttttttctgtgcacgtgtgtgtttaTATAATCATACGTAGgtagataaataaaacaaaaggctaGTAAAATGCGTAGTAAATAGTAAAATGTGTCGTACCGTGCCTTTTCATTTATGATATCATGACTGGTTTTTCATGTCAACCAATACAGAACTACCTTATTTATAAATGCTACATAGGATTCCATGGAGGGAAGCTACCGTAATTTATTTAATGAACCCCCTAtcgggttgtttgcttttttccccacCTCTATG
This DNA window, taken from Kogia breviceps isolate mKogBre1 chromosome 11, mKogBre1 haplotype 1, whole genome shotgun sequence, encodes the following:
- the DNMT3A gene encoding DNA (cytosine-5)-methyltransferase 3A isoform X3 — protein: MAAAPPRMAGEPLQKRAEKKAKVIAVMNAVEENQASTESQKVEEASPPAVQQPTDPASPTVATTPEPVGADAGDKNAAKAADDEPEYEDGRGFGIGELVWGKLRGFSWWPGRIVSWWMTGRSRAAEGTRWVMWFGDGKFSVVCVEKLMPLSSFCSAFHQATYNKQPMYRKAIYEVLQVASSRAGKLFPMCHDNDESDTAKAVEVQNKQMIEWALGGFQPSGPKGLEPPEEEKNPYKEVYTDMWVEPEAAAYAPPPPAKKPRKSTTEKPKVKEIIDERTRERLVYEVRQKCRNIEDICISCGSLNVTLEHPLFIGGMCQNCKNCFLECAYQYDDDGYQSYCTICCGGREVLMCGNNNCCRCFCVECVDLLVGPGAAQAAIKEDPWNCYMCGHKGTYGLLRRREDWPSRLQMFFANNHDQEFDPPKVYPPVPAEKRKPIRVLSLFDGIATGLLVLKDLGIQVDRYIASEVCEDSITVGMVRHQGKIMYVGDVRSVTQKHIQEWGPFDLVIGGSPCNDLSIVNPARKGLYEGTGRLFFEFYRLLHDARPKEGDDRPFFWLFENVVAMGVSDKRDISRFLESNPVMIDAKEVSAAHRARYFWGNLPGMNRPLASTVNDKLELQECLEHGRIAKFSKVRTITTRSNSIKQGKDQHFPVFMNEKEDILWCTEMERVFGFPVHYTDVSNMSRLARQRLLGRSWSVPVIRHLFAPLKEYFACV
- the DNMT3A gene encoding DNA (cytosine-5)-methyltransferase 3A isoform X2 encodes the protein MAQDSGPSELLPNGDLEKRSEPQPEEGSPAGGQKGGAPAEGEGAAETPPEASRAVENGCCTPKDGRGAPAEEGKEQKETNIESMKMEGSRGRLRGGLGWESSLRQRPMPRLTFQAGDPYYISKRKRDEWLARWKREAEKKAKVIAVMNAVEENQASTESQKVEEASPPAVQQPTDPASPTVATTPEPVGADAGDKNAAKAADDEPEYEDGRGFGIGELVWGKLRGFSWWPGRIVSWWMTGRSRAAEGTRWVMWFGDGKFSVVCVEKLMPLSSFCSAFHQATYNKQPMYRKAIYEVLQVASSRAGKLFPMCHDNDESDTAKAVEVQNKQMIEWALGGFQPSGPKGLEPPEEEKNPYKEVYTDMWVEPEAAAYAPPPPAKKPRKSTTEKPKVKEIIDERTRERLVYEVRQKCRNIEDICISCGSLNVTLEHPLFIGGMCQNCKNCFLECAYQYDDDGYQSYCTICCGGREVLMCGNNNCCRCFCVECVDLLVGPGAAQAAIKEDPWNCYMCGHKGTYGLLRRREDWPSRLQMFFANNHDQEFDPPKVYPPVPAEKRKPIRVLSLFDGIATGLLVLKDLGIQVDRYIASEVCEDSITVGMVRHQGKIMYVGDVRSVTQKHIQEWGPFDLVIGGSPCNDLSIVNPARKGLYEGTGRLFFEFYRLLHDARPKEGDDRPFFWLFENVVAMGVSDKRDISRFLESNPVMIDAKEVSAAHRARYFWGNLPGMNRPLASTVNDKLELQECLEHGRIAKFSKVRTITTRSNSIKQGKDQHFPVFMNEKEDILWCTEMERVFGFPVHYTDVSNMSRLARQRLLGRSWSVPVIRHLFAPLKEYFACV